One segment of Neobacillus endophyticus DNA contains the following:
- a CDS encoding aminopeptidase P family protein, with translation MQKEFFINNRQRLYDKLEDSSIMVLFAGKSPQKSADETYKFVPNRNFYYMTGIDEPKNIFFVYKTNNKIEEYLFIEKSDPVLEKWIGKSISLEEAEESSGIGNIQFIDQFEAFLSRLLFSTPFQHVYLDLEIREMEQAMSAGQQFAAKIQASYPYLQINNVYPEICALRVFKAPEEIVKIKKAIEITYKGIQNLMRHAKTAAKEYELEAYFDFTLKSEGVRDYAFPSIVASGKNGTILHYDKNDSALENGSLVLLDLGAQYQYYNGDISFTFPLNGKFSEKQKTFYNIVLKALKETTAIIKPGLPFTELNKHTKKVLAEECLKAGLIKEESEISNYYYHSVSHFLGLDTHDVGRYTDLILQPGMVLTVEPGLYIEEEGIGIRIEDDVLVTENGHEVLSKDIIRTVEEIESFMNQE, from the coding sequence ATGCAAAAGGAGTTCTTTATAAATAATCGGCAACGTTTATATGATAAATTAGAAGATAGCTCGATTATGGTTTTATTCGCCGGAAAATCCCCGCAAAAATCAGCAGATGAGACCTATAAGTTTGTTCCAAACCGAAATTTTTATTACATGACAGGTATTGATGAACCGAAAAATATCTTCTTTGTCTATAAAACTAATAATAAAATAGAAGAATATCTTTTTATCGAAAAATCGGATCCAGTTCTGGAAAAATGGATAGGGAAGTCCATCTCATTAGAAGAAGCTGAAGAGTCCTCGGGAATCGGAAATATTCAATTTATTGACCAATTTGAAGCATTTTTATCCAGACTGCTGTTTTCAACTCCATTCCAACATGTTTATTTAGACCTTGAGATAAGGGAAATGGAACAGGCAATGTCAGCTGGCCAACAGTTTGCAGCTAAAATTCAAGCTAGTTATCCATATCTCCAAATAAATAATGTGTATCCTGAAATTTGTGCTCTTCGCGTTTTTAAAGCGCCTGAGGAAATTGTCAAAATAAAGAAAGCAATTGAGATCACCTATAAAGGAATTCAAAATCTAATGCGGCATGCAAAGACAGCCGCCAAGGAATATGAACTTGAGGCTTACTTTGATTTTACATTAAAGTCAGAGGGCGTAAGAGATTATGCCTTTCCGTCTATTGTTGCGAGCGGCAAAAATGGCACCATCCTGCATTATGACAAAAATGATTCAGCCCTTGAGAACGGCAGTCTGGTCCTGCTAGATTTAGGGGCACAATATCAATATTATAATGGGGATATCAGTTTTACGTTCCCATTGAATGGAAAATTCAGTGAGAAACAAAAAACATTTTACAATATCGTTCTCAAAGCCTTAAAAGAAACAACTGCAATAATCAAACCAGGTTTACCGTTTACTGAACTAAATAAACATACAAAGAAGGTCCTTGCCGAAGAATGTCTAAAAGCAGGTTTGATTAAGGAAGAAAGTGAAATTTCCAATTACTATTATCATAGTGTCAGTCACTTTTTGGGTCTTGACACACATGATGTTGGAAGATATACCGACCTTATTTTACAACCGGGAATGGTTCTGACTGTTGAGCCTGGATTATATATTGAAGAGGAAGGAATCGGGATCCGGATCGAGGATGATGTTCTAGTAACTGAGAATGGTCATGAGGTCCTATCAAAAGACATCATCCGAACAGTAGAAGAAATAGAGTCTTTTATGAATCAAGAATAA
- a CDS encoding O-antigen ligase family protein, with amino-acid sequence MQNIVHFIKNGKFQIGMILCFLLPPVGILLLFLFGLGAIYEGWKDRKSFSFSFVSMVFFLLLVSTVCASFQMENASLLIGSLMVLGYWGLYLFVRKNGTRMDFHTFKWIIIFGGIYNCIVGWTIHWITINPLVGFLTGTTQLGEADNSRLFGSSYNSNFTMYLLLVAIAFMLAEINAVIRKKTVRPLYWQIPLLLILIFGVFSTGSRAGYISMIIVFMLFFLRLNKIVFMSVSTMFIVLFKKIYELMPRNDNVLYSTYGRENIWSNSIELWKQHFLFGTTPLGFRSEYFKLFNDDMVHAHNLFIGFFAEYGIVGGIALLILLFSTTYKFIILLFLKNRNKGLFNYFLFSLPIIVLTGILDEPTFSPQIALLTVILLSYWKLYTSQYSVAFLNVKLKKFKKMPSGVPFHKKFY; translated from the coding sequence ATGCAGAATATCGTTCATTTTATAAAAAATGGAAAATTTCAAATTGGAATGATTTTATGTTTTTTGTTGCCGCCGGTTGGAATTCTGCTTTTGTTCTTGTTTGGTTTAGGAGCTATCTATGAAGGTTGGAAAGACCGGAAGTCATTTTCCTTTTCTTTCGTATCCATGGTCTTTTTCTTGCTTTTAGTTTCAACGGTTTGTGCATCATTTCAAATGGAGAATGCCTCCCTTTTAATCGGCAGTTTGATGGTACTGGGTTATTGGGGATTATATTTATTTGTTAGAAAAAATGGAACACGAATGGATTTCCATACCTTTAAATGGATCATTATTTTTGGTGGAATTTACAACTGTATCGTCGGTTGGACTATTCATTGGATAACCATTAACCCGCTTGTAGGCTTTTTAACTGGGACTACCCAATTGGGGGAAGCTGACAATTCTCGGCTTTTTGGCAGTTCCTATAATTCGAACTTTACTATGTATCTTCTATTGGTCGCTATCGCTTTTATGCTTGCTGAAATAAATGCTGTAATTAGGAAGAAAACTGTTCGACCTCTTTACTGGCAGATACCCCTATTATTGATTTTGATCTTTGGAGTTTTTTCCACTGGTTCTCGGGCCGGCTACATATCCATGATCATCGTTTTTATGCTGTTCTTTTTACGATTAAATAAAATCGTGTTTATGTCGGTATCTACTATGTTCATTGTTCTATTTAAAAAAATCTATGAGCTAATGCCGCGAAATGATAATGTCCTTTATTCCACTTATGGAAGAGAAAACATTTGGTCTAATTCTATCGAGTTATGGAAACAGCATTTCTTATTTGGTACCACTCCTCTTGGTTTTCGGAGTGAATATTTTAAACTTTTCAATGATGATATGGTTCACGCGCATAATTTATTCATTGGTTTTTTTGCAGAATATGGCATTGTAGGCGGAATCGCTTTACTGATTCTCCTGTTCTCCACAACCTATAAATTCATTATTCTATTGTTTTTAAAAAATAGAAATAAAGGGCTGTTCAATTATTTTCTGTTCAGTTTACCGATCATAGTGTTGACAGGCATATTGGATGAACCAACGTTTTCGCCGCAAATCGCTTTACTGACAGTCATTTTACTAAGTTACTGGAAACTATATACGAGCCAATACTCCGTTGCCTTTCTTAACGTTAAACTGAAAAAATTCAAAAAAATGCCATCTGGCGTTCCATTTCATAAAAAGTTTTATTAA
- a CDS encoding VOC family protein produces MIINRIGKITVYVEDQEAAKDFWVNKVGFVLKMEQPMGPDFSWIEVGPSEDEFTTLVLYAKEAMQKQNPAAIAHPSILFSTTDIESAYENLKQNGVQVGEMLRLPFGNMFSFKDQDGNDFLLREDK; encoded by the coding sequence ATGATCATTAATAGAATTGGAAAAATTACTGTTTATGTAGAAGATCAGGAAGCAGCAAAAGATTTTTGGGTGAATAAGGTTGGATTTGTTTTAAAAATGGAACAACCTATGGGTCCAGACTTTTCATGGATCGAAGTAGGTCCAAGTGAAGATGAATTCACCACTTTAGTTCTCTACGCGAAAGAAGCCATGCAGAAGCAAAATCCCGCTGCCATCGCCCACCCTTCCATTCTTTTCAGCACAACGGATATTGAATCTGCTTATGAAAATCTGAAACAAAATGGTGTACAAGTGGGAGAAATGTTAAGATTGCCATTTGGAAATATGTTTTCATTTAAAGACCAGGACGGAAATGATTTCTTATTAAGAGAAGATAAATAG
- a CDS encoding M20/M25/M40 family metallo-hydrolase: MKHRKWGTPEELRELLCELVSWKSMTLTNGEREFPLKIYRKLKELTYYQSFPHHLRLYDADLDRRFLTALYKHPKAEDTIVLISHFDTVNTEEYGELEEFAYQPELLTKRLLEKIEELPVDAQKDLRSGEYLFGRGTMDMKMGLVMHMGLLEKAAIENWPINLLLLSVPDEEVNSAGMRAAVPKLLELRKEFELSYSLFLNGEPVFALEPGDQHYYVYSGSIGKIMPAALFYGKETHVGEPLSGITAPFIASFLTQRMEWNVELQEMVMGEKTPLPVTLQQKDLRMEYSVQTPYRSSALYNVFLMNRNSEEIMNIFEKIALEAARACNQVYKAICDGQNTKPVGEVRVVRYEELKKFAIGKLGQDAVEEIKWTIQSNMTWDDREKSIRMADALLIQCQELAPAIIILYAPPYYPSVNSSNEVLVQNCIDYVRKQAQMKFGLPVKQVHYFNGISDLSYVNYLDTGEEWTVFSENTPIWGAGYKIPFDEMAELKAPVLNIGPFGKDAHKRTERLHIKSAFHEVPLLVEEMIKMMASIS; encoded by the coding sequence ATGAAACATCGTAAGTGGGGGACACCAGAAGAATTAAGAGAGTTATTGTGTGAATTAGTTAGCTGGAAGAGTATGACATTGACAAATGGCGAAAGAGAGTTTCCTTTGAAAATTTACAGGAAACTTAAGGAGCTGACGTATTATCAAAGCTTTCCTCACCACTTGCGTCTATATGATGCGGATTTGGACCGGCGTTTTTTAACAGCTTTATATAAACATCCGAAAGCAGAAGATACCATTGTCCTGATCAGCCATTTTGATACTGTAAATACGGAAGAATATGGAGAATTGGAGGAATTTGCGTATCAACCGGAATTGTTAACAAAACGGCTTTTGGAGAAAATTGAAGAGCTTCCTGTGGATGCTCAGAAGGATTTAAGATCCGGAGAATATTTATTTGGACGCGGCACGATGGATATGAAGATGGGGCTCGTCATGCACATGGGCTTGCTAGAAAAGGCGGCAATAGAGAATTGGCCTATTAATCTTCTATTGCTCTCAGTTCCTGATGAGGAAGTCAATTCAGCAGGTATGCGGGCAGCCGTTCCTAAATTGCTCGAACTTAGGAAGGAGTTCGAATTATCTTACAGTCTTTTCTTGAACGGGGAGCCGGTTTTTGCCCTGGAACCAGGCGATCAACATTACTATGTGTATTCTGGATCTATTGGAAAAATCATGCCAGCTGCCCTTTTTTACGGTAAGGAGACACATGTCGGGGAACCTCTAAGTGGGATTACCGCACCCTTTATTGCTTCATTTTTGACCCAAAGAATGGAGTGGAATGTGGAGCTGCAAGAAATGGTAATGGGAGAAAAAACTCCACTCCCTGTTACATTACAGCAAAAAGACTTGCGAATGGAGTATTCAGTACAAACCCCATACCGATCATCTGCCTTATATAATGTATTTTTAATGAATCGGAATTCCGAAGAAATTATGAATATATTTGAAAAAATTGCTTTAGAGGCTGCTCGTGCATGTAATCAGGTGTATAAAGCTATTTGTGACGGTCAAAATACGAAGCCTGTGGGCGAAGTCCGAGTGGTCCGTTATGAGGAATTGAAAAAGTTTGCAATAGGAAAATTAGGGCAGGATGCAGTAGAGGAAATAAAATGGACGATTCAATCAAACATGACTTGGGATGATCGCGAAAAATCAATCAGGATGGCAGATGCCCTGCTGATTCAGTGTCAGGAGCTTGCACCTGCCATTATCATCCTCTATGCACCGCCATATTATCCGTCCGTCAACTCTTCCAATGAGGTTCTAGTGCAGAATTGTATTGATTATGTCAGAAAACAAGCGCAAATGAAATTTGGTCTTCCAGTTAAACAAGTTCACTATTTTAATGGAATCAGTGACCTTAGCTATGTGAATTATTTGGATACAGGGGAGGAATGGACAGTATTCAGTGAAAACACACCCATTTGGGGGGCAGGTTATAAAATTCCTTTCGACGAAATGGCTGAGCTCAAAGCACCTGTTCTGAATATTGGCCCATTTGGTAAAGATGCGCATAAGCGCACTGAAAGACTTCATATAAAAAGCGCCTTTCATGAGGTGCCACTCCTGGTTGAAGAAATGATAAAAATGATGGCAAGTATCAGTTAA
- a CDS encoding dimethylarginine dimethylaminohydrolase family protein: MFKNVIVRTPGKSYINGLTTSDLGAPDLEKAMEQHQAYIEALKTCGVEVTILPSNEDFPDSTFVEDTAVLTPEFAIISNPGAPTRNGEIHGMIPSIKSFYGNIYYIQAPGTLEGGDILQVDDHFYIGLSSRTNLEGAKQLKEILEKEHYKATIVPLEKFFHLKTGISYLGNQTVVAAGEFIDHPDFIGYTKIIVPPEEEYAANCIRINDFVIIPAGYPITKQKINDAGFQTIELEMSEFQKLDGGLSCLSLRF, translated from the coding sequence ATGTTTAAAAATGTCATTGTTCGAACACCTGGAAAAAGTTATATAAACGGATTAACTACATCTGATCTTGGGGCTCCTGATTTGGAAAAAGCAATGGAGCAGCACCAAGCCTATATTGAAGCATTAAAAACATGCGGAGTTGAAGTTACGATTCTTCCGAGCAATGAGGACTTTCCTGACTCAACCTTCGTTGAGGATACAGCTGTACTTACCCCAGAATTCGCCATAATATCAAATCCTGGGGCTCCAACACGAAATGGTGAGATACATGGGATGATCCCCTCCATTAAGTCTTTTTACGGGAATATTTATTATATTCAGGCGCCTGGAACACTTGAAGGCGGTGATATTTTGCAAGTAGATGATCACTTTTATATTGGTCTTTCATCGCGGACAAACCTGGAAGGGGCAAAACAATTAAAAGAGATATTGGAAAAGGAACATTATAAGGCGACCATCGTCCCGCTTGAAAAATTCTTTCATCTTAAAACAGGTATTTCGTATTTAGGTAATCAAACGGTAGTGGCAGCGGGAGAATTTATAGACCATCCTGATTTTATTGGTTATACCAAAATTATCGTCCCTCCGGAGGAGGAATATGCAGCTAATTGTATCAGGATCAATGATTTCGTCATTATTCCGGCAGGATATCCCATCACAAAGCAAAAAATTAATGATGCAGGTTTTCAAACGATTGAGCTGGAAATGTCAGAGTTTCAGAAACTTGATGGGGGTTTGAGTTGTCTTTCTTTAAGGTTTTAG
- a CDS encoding IclR family transcriptional regulator has product MQSIDRAMQVIQALTKNETKMWYSITDLSKECELPASTMHRLLQSMKKHELIQQDPKSKLYSMGNAWLEYGLKMYDSIDFVAIIRPEMEKLMHEVEESVYFSKPIGLEALIVERIDCQHNPIRIYDQLGLRIPLNIGAANKVMLANMPQSEAINIVHSLVPNEEQDEFITILSEIRRKGFGESHGEKTPGTSSVAAPLFNNKNELIGAISIGYINFKVTDERQNYLIEKIIEYGWRISSKLGSK; this is encoded by the coding sequence ATGCAATCTATCGACCGAGCCATGCAAGTAATTCAAGCGCTGACGAAAAACGAAACAAAGATGTGGTATTCCATTACCGATTTATCAAAAGAATGTGAATTACCGGCCAGTACGATGCACCGGCTTTTACAATCCATGAAAAAGCATGAACTCATCCAGCAAGATCCCAAATCAAAGCTTTATTCAATGGGAAATGCCTGGCTGGAATACGGACTGAAGATGTATGACAGTATCGATTTTGTCGCAATAATTCGGCCTGAAATGGAAAAATTAATGCATGAGGTGGAAGAAAGTGTTTATTTCAGCAAGCCGATCGGGTTGGAAGCATTAATAGTGGAAAGAATTGATTGTCAGCATAACCCCATCCGCATCTATGACCAATTGGGTTTAAGAATTCCGCTAAATATTGGTGCTGCTAATAAAGTTATGTTGGCTAACATGCCTCAAAGTGAAGCAATAAATATTGTCCATTCCCTCGTACCAAATGAGGAACAGGACGAATTTATAACCATATTAAGTGAAATCCGCCGCAAAGGCTTCGGAGAAAGTCATGGGGAAAAAACGCCGGGAACTTCTTCAGTTGCCGCTCCGTTATTTAACAACAAAAATGAACTGATAGGTGCAATAAGTATCGGTTACATCAATTTTAAAGTAACAGATGAAAGGCAAAACTATTTAATTGAAAAAATAATCGAATATGGATGGCGAATTTCTTCTAAATTGGGCAGTAAATAG
- a CDS encoding Cof-type HAD-IIB family hydrolase, with translation MAYKAVILDIDGTILPHGKTISIATKDAIERLKEHNMKVLIATGRAPYFSDVVIKDIGVESMVFFNGAYAQHEGKEIHKNTIDKQILNNVHMLAQDYQHPLTFLSGSHFKATNLEHPFVKEAYLHDAWKPDLAPSQYWMEQDIYQLFLHCDTEEELPYQSKIPELDFRRWTSADAKTCDVNLSNSNKAVGLTKLLEKLGIAPDETVAFGDGLNDMEMLTMAGMGVAMGSARDEVKQAANMVTLTAEEDGVRHGLKQLGLI, from the coding sequence ATGGCTTACAAAGCAGTCATCTTAGATATAGACGGAACCATTCTCCCGCACGGAAAAACGATCAGCATCGCCACAAAGGATGCGATCGAGCGGTTAAAAGAACACAATATGAAGGTTTTGATTGCAACTGGGAGAGCTCCCTATTTTTCTGATGTCGTTATCAAGGATATAGGCGTTGAATCCATGGTATTTTTTAACGGAGCGTATGCCCAGCATGAAGGTAAAGAAATTCACAAAAATACAATCGATAAACAAATATTAAATAATGTTCATATGCTGGCTCAGGATTATCAACATCCTCTTACTTTTTTAAGCGGCAGCCATTTTAAAGCAACAAATCTGGAACATCCTTTTGTAAAGGAAGCCTACCTTCATGACGCATGGAAGCCCGATCTGGCACCGTCTCAATATTGGATGGAACAAGATATCTACCAATTATTCCTTCACTGTGATACAGAGGAAGAACTCCCCTATCAGTCGAAGATTCCAGAATTAGATTTTAGAAGATGGACTTCAGCAGATGCAAAGACCTGTGATGTGAATTTATCCAATTCAAACAAAGCGGTGGGCTTGACAAAACTGCTAGAAAAACTGGGCATAGCCCCAGACGAAACAGTTGCGTTTGGCGATGGCTTAAATGATATGGAAATGTTAACAATGGCTGGAATGGGTGTAGCTATGGGCTCAGCCCGTGATGAGGTTAAACAGGCGGCTAATATGGTAACACTCACAGCAGAAGAAGACGGGGTTCGTCACGGACTTAAACAGCTTGGTTTAATTTAA
- a CDS encoding DHA2 family efflux MFS transporter permease subunit produces the protein MDRTKESTKHIRTAPIFTVLLAGGFIAFLNQTVINVALPQIMSSFNISAATANWLSTIFLLTNGIVIPITAFLMERFTTRQLFLFSMGVFAIGTFICAIAPSFTVILGGRVIQAIGAGILFPLITNVIFTIFPLERRGFAMGLFGVAMNFAPAIGPTWAGWIIETYSWHTMFYIITPFAIIDFVVAIFLVKNVTETSRPKLDVLGVILSTIGFGGILYSFSTGGIKGWGDPEVVTLFIIGGLSLILFVWRQLTVKHPILEFRIFKYKMFTLTTIINVIVTMAMFSGMILMPIYMQNIHGFSPLEAGFMLLPGGVVMGIMSPITGKLFDKYGAKWLALTGLAITILTTYALTRLQTDTPFSYVLWVYTARMFGMSILMMPIFTAGLNDLGLSLNKYGTAMINTFRMVAGAVGMAFFVSVMTNQGEVHVKTIMSQQHILPTDKIHMAAVIKQGTVMGINDAFMIATYLSIAAFILSFFIRTGKPAKEKAPIRRKELRKVTQPQ, from the coding sequence TTGGACAGAACGAAAGAATCAACGAAGCATATTCGGACAGCACCTATTTTTACCGTACTTCTTGCCGGAGGTTTTATCGCATTTTTAAATCAAACCGTTATTAATGTGGCCTTACCGCAAATCATGAGTTCCTTTAACATTTCAGCTGCCACTGCCAACTGGCTGAGTACGATCTTTTTGTTAACAAACGGGATTGTTATACCGATTACGGCCTTTTTGATGGAACGGTTTACCACGAGACAATTATTCTTATTTTCCATGGGCGTATTCGCAATAGGCACTTTTATTTGTGCAATAGCTCCTAGTTTTACTGTTATTTTAGGCGGCAGGGTTATTCAGGCCATTGGCGCAGGGATTCTTTTTCCGTTAATTACAAATGTCATTTTCACGATTTTCCCTCTAGAGCGGAGGGGATTTGCCATGGGCCTTTTCGGGGTAGCAATGAACTTCGCTCCGGCAATTGGGCCGACTTGGGCCGGATGGATTATTGAAACCTATTCTTGGCATACCATGTTTTATATCATAACTCCATTTGCGATTATAGACTTTGTGGTCGCTATTTTTCTTGTAAAAAATGTAACCGAAACGAGCCGTCCAAAACTGGATGTGTTGGGTGTCATTTTATCCACGATTGGATTTGGAGGAATTCTTTATAGCTTTTCCACAGGAGGAATAAAAGGGTGGGGTGACCCTGAAGTTGTTACTTTGTTTATTATTGGCGGTTTAAGCCTTATCCTGTTTGTCTGGCGTCAGCTGACGGTCAAACATCCTATCTTAGAATTCAGGATTTTCAAGTATAAAATGTTTACTTTAACTACCATTATAAACGTAATTGTTACGATGGCCATGTTTTCAGGAATGATCCTAATGCCAATTTATATGCAAAATATTCATGGTTTCAGTCCTCTTGAAGCAGGATTTATGCTTTTGCCTGGCGGGGTGGTAATGGGAATTATGTCACCTATTACAGGAAAGCTTTTTGATAAATATGGGGCTAAATGGCTGGCTTTAACAGGTTTGGCGATCACCATTCTGACTACCTATGCATTAACAAGACTTCAAACCGATACGCCATTTTCTTATGTCCTATGGGTGTATACAGCCAGAATGTTTGGCATGTCTATTCTGATGATGCCCATTTTTACAGCAGGTTTGAACGATTTGGGTTTAAGTTTAAATAAATATGGAACTGCGATGATTAACACGTTTAGAATGGTTGCTGGGGCTGTTGGCATGGCCTTTTTCGTCTCAGTCATGACTAATCAGGGAGAAGTGCATGTGAAAACCATCATGAGTCAGCAGCATATTTTACCTACTGATAAGATTCACATGGCTGCTGTCATAAAACAAGGTACCGTAATGGGGATTAATGATGCCTTTATGATTGCGACTTATTTGTCCATAGCTGCCTTTATTTTATCTTTCTTTATCCGCACAGGTAAACCAGCAAAAGAAAAGGCGCCAATTAGAAGGAAAGAATTGAGAAAAGTAACACAACCACAGTAA
- a CDS encoding TSUP family transporter: METIIFLLFFGFITAFVDSIAGGGGLISVPALLSVGLSPQMVLGTNKLQGSIASVISSYEYIRSGKVNRKLMIRIIPLVVIGASFGVVTVRVLPNEWLKPIIVVLLVFVLAYTLLKKDFGKFENPKPLTIGLLSYLMVMCTIIGFYDGFFGPGTGAFLLFVFLFTGVNFVSAQANAKILNTTSNIVSLIIFIKFGYVHYQYGLVMAASGIVGAIVGTKVAVTKGSMFVKPLFFIMTVWLIFKQILSFFG, from the coding sequence GTGGAAACTATCATATTTTTATTATTTTTTGGCTTCATTACTGCATTTGTTGACTCCATAGCTGGCGGCGGAGGTTTAATTTCAGTACCCGCCTTATTATCAGTTGGACTTTCTCCGCAAATGGTTCTTGGCACCAATAAATTACAAGGGTCCATCGCATCGGTTATTAGTTCGTATGAATATATTCGTTCCGGCAAAGTGAATAGGAAATTAATGATCAGAATCATCCCATTGGTAGTGATCGGAGCCAGTTTCGGCGTTGTAACTGTTCGAGTTTTGCCTAACGAATGGCTTAAACCCATTATTGTTGTCTTATTGGTTTTCGTTCTCGCCTATACATTATTAAAAAAAGACTTCGGAAAATTTGAAAATCCCAAACCATTAACGATAGGTTTGCTATCTTACTTGATGGTAATGTGTACAATCATCGGATTTTACGATGGTTTCTTTGGTCCTGGAACTGGGGCCTTTCTACTTTTTGTGTTTTTGTTTACAGGTGTTAATTTTGTCAGTGCTCAGGCCAATGCCAAAATTCTGAACACTACCAGTAACATCGTTTCCCTCATCATTTTTATCAAATTCGGATATGTCCATTATCAATATGGATTGGTAATGGCTGCGTCCGGAATTGTTGGGGCGATAGTGGGAACCAAGGTTGCTGTAACAAAGGGCAGTATGTTTGTAAAACCCCTCTTTTTCATCATGACAGTCTGGTTGATTTTCAAACAGATATTAAGTTTTTTTGGATAA